A single window of Bos javanicus breed banteng chromosome 19, ARS-OSU_banteng_1.0, whole genome shotgun sequence DNA harbors:
- the KIF1C gene encoding kinesin-like protein KIF1C, with protein sequence MAGASVKVAVRVRPFNARETSQDAKCVVSMQGSTTSIINPKQSKDAPKSFTFDYSYWSHTSAEDPQFASQQQVYRDIGEEMLLHAFEGYNVCIFAYGQTGAGKSYTMMGRQEPGQQGIVPQLCEDLFSRVSKNQSAELSYSVEVSYMEIYCERVRDLLNPKSRGSLRVREHPILGPYVQDLSKLAVTSYADIADLMDCGNKARTVAATNMNETSSRSHAVFTIVFTQRCHDQLTGLDSEKVSKISLVDLAGSERADSSGARGMRLKEGANINKSLTTLGKVISALADMQSKKRKSDFIPYRDSVLTWLLKENLGGNSRTAMIAALSPADINYEETLSTLRYADRTKQIRCNAVINEDPNARLIRELQEEVARLRELLMAQGLSASALGGRKVDEGSPEGALPALSSPSAPASPSSPAAHNGELEPSFSPNAEPQIGPEEAMERLQETEKIIAELNETWEEKLRKTEALRMEREALLAEMGVAVREDGGTVGVFSPKKTPHLVNLNEDPLMSECLLYHIKDGVTRVGQVDVDIKLTGQFIREQHCLFRSIPQSDGEVVVTLEPCEGAETYVNGKLVTEPVVLKSGNRIVMGKNHVFRFNHPEQARLERERGIPPPPGPPSEPVDWNFAQKELLEQQGIDIKLEMEKRLQDLENQYRKEKEEADLLLEQQRLYADSDSGDDSDKRSCEESWRLISSLREQLPPTTVQTIVKRCGLPSSGKRRAPRRVYQIPQRRRLQGKDPRWATMADLKMQAVKEICYEVALADFRHGRAEIEALAALKMRELCRTYGKPEGPGDAWRAVARDVWDTVGEEEGGGGGGGGSEEGARGAEVEDLRAHIDKLTGILQEVKLQNSTKDRELQALRDRMLRMERVIPLTQDHEDENEEAGETTWAQPQGSEAAEEEAPSDRAPPARPSSPPLSSWERVSRLMEEDPAFRRGRLRWLKQEQLRLQGLQGSGGRGGGLRRPPARFVPPHDCKLRFPFKSNPQHRESWPGAGAGESPAPPQPPEELTPPPATPARRPPSPRRSHRPRRNSLDGGGRSRGGGSAQPEPQHFQPKKHNYYPQQPQPYPAQRPPGPRYPPYTTPPRMRRQRSAPDLKESGAAV encoded by the exons ATGGCTGGCGCCTCAGTGAAAGTGGCAGTGAGAGTTCGGCCCTTTAATGCCCGTGAGACCAGCCAGGATGCCAAGTGTGTGGTCAGCATGCAGGGCAGCACCACCT CCATCATCAATCCCAAACAGAGCAAGGATGCCCCCAAAAGCTTCACTTTCGATTACTCCTACTGGTCACACACTTCG GCGGAGGACCCCCAGTTTGCATCTCAGCAGCAGGTGTATCGGGACATTGGAGAGGAGATGCTGCTGCATGCCTTTGAAGGCTACAATGTGTGCATCTTTGCCTATGGGCAGACGGGGGCTGGGAAGTCCTACACCATGATGGGGCGGCAGGAGCCGGGGCAGCAGGGCATCGTGCCCCAG CTCTGTGAGGACCTCTTCTCTCGTGTTAGTAAGAACCAGAGCGCTGAGCTATCCTATTCTGTGGAG GTGAGCTACATGGAGATCTACTGCGAGAGGGTACGAGACCTCTTGAACCCCAAGAGTCGGGGCTCTCTGCGGGTCCGAGAGCATCCCATCCTGGGCCCCTACGTGCAGGACCTGTCTAAACTGGCTGTGACCTCCTACGCTGACATtgctgacctcatggactgtggcaatAAGGCGCG GACCGTGGCTGCCACCAACATGAATGAGACCAGCAGCCGTTCCCACGCTGTCTTCACCATTGTCTTCACGCAGCGCTGTCACGACCAGCTCACTGGACTGGACTCAGAGAAG GTCAGTAAGATCAGTTTGGTGGACCTTGCTGGCAGCGAGCGGGCCGACTCCTCAGGGGCCCGGGGCATGCGCCTAAAG GAAGGCGCCAACATCAACAAGTCCCTAACTACTCTGGGGAAGGTGATCTCGGCCCTTGCGGACATG CAATCAAAGAAGCGGAAGTCAGATTTTATCCCTTACAGGGACTCTGTGCTTACCTGGCTGCTCAAGGAGAATCTGG GTGGGAATTCCCGCACAGCAATGATTGCAGCCCTGAGCCCCGCGGACATCAATTATGAAGAGACTCTTAGCACCCTCAG GTATGCTGACCGCACCAAGCAGATCCGCTGCAACGCCGTCATCAATGAGGACCCTAACGCCCGGCTAATCCGGGAGCTGCAGGAAGAGGTGGCCCGGCTGCGGGAGCTGCTCATGGCTCAAGGGCTCTCCGCCTCGGCCCTGGGAG GCCGGAAGGTGGACGAGGGGAGTCCCGAAGGTGCTTTGCCGGCTCTGTCGTCACCCTCTGCCCCAGCTTCGCCCTCATCCCCCGCAGCTCACAATGGGGAGCTTGAGCCCTCATTCTCCCCTAATGCTGAGCCCCAGATTGGGCCTGAGGAGGCCATGGAGAGACTGCAG GAGACAGAGAAGATTATCGCTGAGCTGAATGAAACCTGGGAGGAGAAACTCCGTAAGACGGAGGCCTTGAGGATGGAGAG AGAAGCACTGCTGGCTGAGATGGGAGTGGCTGTCCGGGAAGACGGGGGAACCGTGGGCGTCTTCTCTCCAAAGAAG acTCCGCACCTGGTGAACCTGAATGAAGACCCCCTGATGTCTGAGTGTCTGCTCTACCACATCAAAGATGGCGTCACCAG GGTTGGCCAGGTCGATGTGGACATCAAGCTGACGGGGCAGTTCATCCGGGAGCAACATTGCCTGTTCCGGAGCATCCCTCAGTCagacggagaag TGGTGGTCACCCTGGAGCCCTGTGAAGGAGCTGAGACCTATGTCAATGGGAAACTTGTGACTGAGCCCGTGGTGCTGAAGTCAG ggaataggATTGTGATGGGCAAGAACCACGTGTTCCGCTTCAATCACCCGGAGCAGGCACGGCTGGAGCGGGAGCGAGGGATCCCTCCACCCCCAGGACCGCCCTCCGAGCCTGTTGACTGGAACTTTGCCCAGAAGGAACTGCTGGAGCAGCAAGGCATCGACATCAAGCTGGAGATGGAGAAGAG GCTTCAGGATCTGGAGAACCAgtacagaaaggaaaaggaagaggctgACCTTCTTCTGGAGCAGCAGCGGCTG TATGCGGATTCTGACAGTGGGGATGACTCCGACAAGCGCTCCTGTGAAGAGAGCTGGCGGCTCATCTCATCTCTGCGTGAGCAGCTGCCCCCCACCACGGTCCAGACCATCGTCAAGCGCTGTGGCCTACCCAGCAGCGGCAAGCGCAGGGCCCCCCGCAGGGTGTACCAGATCCCCCAGCGGAGGCGGCTGCAGGGCAAAGACCCCCGCTGGGCCACCATGGCCGACCTGAAGATGCAGGCTGTGAAGGAGATCTGCTATGAGGTGGCCCTGGCTGACTTCCGCCACGGGCGAGCTGAGATCGAGGCCCTGGCTGCCCTCAAGATGCGGGAGCTCTGTCGCACGTACGGCAAGCCTGAGGGGCCTGGGGACGCCTGGAGGGCCGTGGCCCGGGACGTCTGGGACACGGTGGGCGAGGAAGAAGGTGGCGGAGGTGGAGGCGGCGGCAGTGAGGAGGGAGCCCGTGGCGCAGAGGTGGAGGACCTGCGCGCTCACATTGACAAGCTGACGGGGATCCTGCAGGAGGTGAAGCTGCAGAACAGCACCAAGGACCGCGAGCTGCAGGCCCTGCGGGACCGCATGCTTCGCATGGAGAGGGTCATCCCCCTGACACAG GATCACGAGGATGAGAATGAAGAAGCTGGTGAGACCACGTGGGCCCAGCCCCAAGGGTCTGAGGCAGCAGAGGAGGAAGCCCCCAGTGACCGAGCGCCCCCTGCCCGGCCCTCCTCGCCACCCCTGTCGAGCTGGGAGCGGGTATCAAGGCTGATGGAGGAGGACCCTGCCTTTCGTCGGGGCCGCCTCCGCTGGCTCAAGCAGGAGCAGCTGCGGCTGCAGGGACTGCAGGGCTccgggggccggggcggggggctgCGCAGACCCCCCGCCCGCTTTGTGCCCCCTCATGACTGTAAACTGCGCTTCCCCTTCAAGAGCAACCCCCAGCACCGTGAGTCCTGGCCGGGAGCAGGGGCAGGGGAGTCCCCAGCACCACCCCAGCCCCCTGAGGAGCTCACCCCACCTCCGGCCACCCCTGCGCGAAGGCCCCCAAGTCCCCGCAGGTCCCACCGTCCCCGCAGGAACTCCCTGGACGGAGGGGGCCGGTCCCGGGGAGGGGGTTCCGCGCAGCCCGAACCCCAGCACTTCCAGCCCAAAAAGCACAACTATTATCCCCAGCAGCCCCAGCCATACCCAGCCCAGCGGCCCCCAGGGCCCCGCTACCCCCCATACACTACACCCCCGAGAATGAGACGGCAGCGCTCAGCCCCTGACCTCAAGGAGAGTGGGGCAGCCGTGTGA
- the INCA1 gene encoding protein INCA1 isoform X1 codes for MRRLSPASQPCPVMQVQEDADNLIPFAKCSRVVSRSPPHCLPSQSLGLMPQHYGDTFWENLSQRPSPTWMEEQYTPPLLRATGCSQPGQYGPEGLPPPEVLCRRKRRRPCSGGMQQGSGGIPARVRAVTHHLEDLRRRQRIINELKKAQWGSSGAASGPLLVDSDGCGFPSTTEHPDREEERADYPQEEDHFLTSGRAQLLWSPWSPLGQEGSCLSRQLGSMGSFSAVTATRNPFYHPWWVELQSEE; via the exons ATGAGGAGACTCAGTCCAGCCTCCCAACCCTGTCCAGTCATGCAAGTACAGGAAGATGCAGACAACCTTATCCCTTTTGCCAA GTGTTCTAGGGTGGTCAGCCGATCTCCACCCCACTGCTTGCCTTCCCAGAGCCTCGGACTGATGCCCCAGCACTATGGAGACACCTTCTGGGAGAATCTTAGTCAAAGGCCCAG CCCCACCTGGATGGAGGAACAGTACACCCCACCCTTGCTG AGAGCCACTGGTTGCTCCCAGCCTGGCCAGTATGGCCCTGAGGGACTCCCACCTCCTGAGGTGCTCtgcagaagaaaaaggaggaggccATGTTCAGGAGGAATGCAGCAGGGATCTGGGGGCATCCCAGCCCGGGTAAGGGCGGTCACTCATCACTTGGAAGATCTAAGGAGGCGACAGAGAATCATCAATGA ACTGAAGAAGGCCCAGTGGGGCAGCTCTGGGGCTGCGTCTGGGCCTCTGCTGGTTGACAGTGATGGCTGTGGCTTCCCCAGCACCACCGAACACCCTGATCGGGAAGAGGAGAGGGCAGACTATCCACAGGAGGAGGACCACTTCCTCACTTCTGGCAGGGCCCAG ctgCTTTGGTCTCCCTGGAGTCCCCTGGGCCAGGAGGGGTCTTGTCTCTCCAGGCAGCTGGGCTCTATGGGCTCCTTCAGCGCTGTCACAGCCACTAGGAACCCCTTTTACCATCCCTGGTGGGTGGAACTGCAGTCTGAGGAGTAG
- the INCA1 gene encoding protein INCA1 isoform X2: protein MPQHYGDTFWENLSQRPSPTWMEEQYTPPLLRATGCSQPGQYGPEGLPPPEVLCRRKRRRPCSGGMQQGSGGIPARVRAVTHHLEDLRRRQRIINELKKAQWGSSGAASGPLLVDSDGCGFPSTTEHPDREEERADYPQEEDHFLTSGRAQLLWSPWSPLGQEGSCLSRQLGSMGSFSAVTATRNPFYHPWWVELQSEE, encoded by the exons ATGCCCCAGCACTATGGAGACACCTTCTGGGAGAATCTTAGTCAAAGGCCCAG CCCCACCTGGATGGAGGAACAGTACACCCCACCCTTGCTG AGAGCCACTGGTTGCTCCCAGCCTGGCCAGTATGGCCCTGAGGGACTCCCACCTCCTGAGGTGCTCtgcagaagaaaaaggaggaggccATGTTCAGGAGGAATGCAGCAGGGATCTGGGGGCATCCCAGCCCGGGTAAGGGCGGTCACTCATCACTTGGAAGATCTAAGGAGGCGACAGAGAATCATCAATGA ACTGAAGAAGGCCCAGTGGGGCAGCTCTGGGGCTGCGTCTGGGCCTCTGCTGGTTGACAGTGATGGCTGTGGCTTCCCCAGCACCACCGAACACCCTGATCGGGAAGAGGAGAGGGCAGACTATCCACAGGAGGAGGACCACTTCCTCACTTCTGGCAGGGCCCAG ctgCTTTGGTCTCCCTGGAGTCCCCTGGGCCAGGAGGGGTCTTGTCTCTCCAGGCAGCTGGGCTCTATGGGCTCCTTCAGCGCTGTCACAGCCACTAGGAACCCCTTTTACCATCCCTGGTGGGTGGAACTGCAGTCTGAGGAGTAG